A genomic segment from Epinephelus fuscoguttatus linkage group LG17, E.fuscoguttatus.final_Chr_v1 encodes:
- the LOC125904870 gene encoding zinc finger protein 287-like isoform X2, whose protein sequence is MKMCAVQLLRVSVHERISAAAEDFLLRLEKAREAAEIPELRALLTERLTAAAEEIVGLLEETVAEYEDRVERSEREICRQRRLLDAVLKPEVRLHRADVQQLLVVKEEVPPEQQEWSSSVDQEDPEPPHIKEEEEELWSSQEGEQLQGLEEADITKFTFTPVPVKSEDDEETPQSEGHHCGGPAPGPVPRDSSEADVEDCGGPGPDRHSHPDSDLLPDTEDYSLNSSETDDSDWSQSNEAQSGVEGQKHSDSPEGDSSTKERPFPCSYCGKRFSLKGNLNRHIRDHTGERPFPCTGCEKSFKDSGSLTAHMRCHTGEQPYSCLFCGKNFSGRGNMTRHMRIHTGEKPFTCSVCSKSFHVKEHLNRHMKYHTGEKPFSCSVCGKGCAQKTDLKKHMRVHTGEKPFSCPFCGKCCAEKGDLTKHMRVHTGEKPFSCNICGKSCAQKGSLKIHMRTHTGEKPFSCSVCGKCFTVTGHLKRHMKLHAADSQQADGREAKATNSCSDKVRQEAEPGKTS, encoded by the exons ATGAAGATGTGCGCCGTGCAGCTGCTGCGGGTGTCGGTCCATGAGCGGATCAGCGCCGCCGCTGAAGACTTCCTGCTGCGGCTGGAGAAAGCGAGAGAAGCGGCTGAGATCCCGGAGCTGAGAGCGCTGCTCACCGAGCGGTTAACGGCGGCTGCGGAGGAGATCGTCGGTCTGTTGGAGGAAACCGTGGCGGAGTACGAAGACAGAGTGGAGCGGTCAGAGCGGGAGATCTGCCGCCAGAGGAGGCTGCTGGATGCCGTGCTGAAGCCTGAAGTCCGGCTGCACCGAGCGG acgtccagcagctgttggtggttaaagaagaggttccccctgagcagcaggagtggagctccagtgtggaccaggaggacccagagcccccacacattaaagaggaagaggaggaactgtggagcagtcaggagggagagcagcttcaagggctggaggaggctgatatcaccaagttcacattcactcctgtccctgtgaagagtgaagatgatgaagagacaCCTCAGTCTGAGGGACACCACTGTGGAGGACCAGCACCAGGACCAGTGCCTAGAGACTCTTCTGAAGCTGATGTAGAGGACTGTGGAGGACCAGGACCAGACAGGCACTCGCATCCGGATTCAGATTTACTACCAGACACTGAAGACTACTCCCTGAACTCTTCTGAGACTGACGACAGTGATTGGTCACAATCAAATGAAGCCCAGTCGGGCGTGGAGGGtcagaaacacagtgattcCCCTGAGGGCGATTCATCAACAAAGGAGAGACCATTTCCTTGCTCCTACTGCGGAAAAAGATTCAGTCTGAAGGGAAACCTAAACCGACACATCAGAGACCACACAGGTGAACGACCGTTTCCCTGCACCGGTTGTGAGAAGTCATTTAAAGACAGTGGGTCGTTGACGGCACACATGAGGTGTCACACCGGAGAGCAGCCATACAGCTGCCTGTTCTGTGGGAAGAACTTCAGCGGCCGAGGGAACATGACCCGGCACATGAGGATCCACACCGGAGAGAAACCCTTCACCTGCTCAGTGTGCAGCAAAAGCTTCCACGTCAAAGAGCACCTCAACCGACACATGAAGTACCACACCGGCGAGAAACCCTTCAGCTGTTCCGTCTGCGGGAAAGGTTGCGCCCAGAAAACGGACCTGAAGAAGCACATGAGGGTCCACACGGGGGAGAAACCCTTCAGCTGTCCGTTCTGTGGGAAGTGCTGTGCTGAGAAAGGAGACCTGACCAAACACATGAGGGTCCACACAGGGGAGAAACCGTTCAGCTGCAACATCTGCGGGAAAAGCTGCGCCCAGAAGGGGAGCCTGAAGATCCACATGAGGACgcacactggagagaaacccTTCAGCTGCTCCGTCTGTGGGAAGTGTTTTACCGTGACAGGACATTTAAAGAGACACATGAAGCTGCACGCCGCCGACAGTCAGCAGGCAGACGGACGGGAGGCCAAGGCCACAAACTCGTGTTCAGATAAAGTCCGACAGGAAGCCGAACCTGGGAAAACATCGTGA
- the LOC125904868 gene encoding gastrula zinc finger protein XlCGF57.1-like → MPKKRSVNTENREDRENRSLRAAIDEQLAAAAEEIFWLLKERRHAAVEQLKELVTERLTAAVERIFTVFGACKAAERGPGEPAETGGIGGDSREFCLSVGVRSLSEGEHLKQSVSVGQLKEPLPSTSSRPEDLSEPDHQPDSPDDVAGEEEEEDEEATPYCCKVCKKSFDRKGFLMKHVEKHLKDADCLCGLCGEHLESSDELRLHFQTHRESSRTCDVCGKKFPSIRAQETHLRLHTGEKPFSCHVCGKGFNQKGNMVTHLRIHTAEKPFRCTVCHKEFSHAGSLERHMKAHDGQTPFSCTVCGKGFGKSAELRRHIRSHESDGVPTARNRRRKPSLTPSHCCKVCGNAFHNKGNFVRHAETHLNDPDSCCGICGEQAESSESLQLHIQSHRETSRICDICGISFRDMEIHMRTHTGQKPFSCKDCGKDFPRKGSLERHMKLHAGDRPYICEFCGKTFIENTVLKRHIKSHTGGKPRIYSCDVCGKKFTMSQHLDVHKRIHTGEKPYTCRVCGKNFRQIGNLDSHMRIHTGEKPFICSLCGKRFRQKISLETHERFHKKEKPFSCQLCSKGFVQKIDLKRHMLTHTGEKPYSCTVCGKSYQEKRSVDSHMKVHAGEQTAKDSALTLGLKRQEGIHADFIQL, encoded by the exons atgcccaaaaaacgGTCGGTGAACACCGAGAACCGGGAGGACCGGGAGAACCGGAGCCTGCGGGCCGCAATCGACGAGCAACTGGCGGCAGCGGCGGAGGAGATCTTCTGGCTGCTGAAGGAGCGCAGACACGCGGCGGTGGAGCAGCTGAAGGAGCTGGTGACGGAGCGACTCACCGCGGCCGTGGAGCGGATCTTTACCGTGTTCGGAGCCTGCAAAGCGGCCGAGAGAGGACCGGGGGAGCCCGCAGAGACCGGAGGGATCGGAGGCGACAGCAGAG aGTTCTGTCTGTCCGTCGGCGTGCGGAGTCTCTCTGAAGGAGAACATCTGAAGCAGAGCGTCTCTGTAGGCCAACTGAAGGAACCTCTGCCCAGCACTTCCTCCAGACCAGAGGACCTCTCTGAACCAGACCACCAACCAGACTCTCCTGACGATGTGGCcggtgaggaagaggaagaggacgaAGAAGCAACGCCTTACTGCTGCAAAGTGTGCAAGAAGTCCTTCGACAGGAAGGGCTTCCTGATGAAGCACGTGGAGAAACACCTGAAGGACGCTGACTGTCTCTGTGGTCTGTGCGGCGAGCATCTGGAGTCCAGCGATGAGCTGAGGCTGCACTTCCAGACGCACCGTGAAAGCAGCCGGACCTGCGACGTCTGTGGCAAGAAGTTCCCCTCCATCCGCGCCCAAGAGACACACCTGAGGCTGCACACCGGCGAAAAGCCCTTCAGTTGCCACGTCTGCGGTAAAGGCTTCAACCAGAAGGGCAACATGGTGACTCACCTGCGGATCCACACGGCGGAGAAGCCATTCAGGTGCACCGTCTGCCACAAAGAGTTCAGCCACGCGGGCTCTCTGGAGCGACACATGAAGGCCCACGACGGACAGACACCATTCAGTTGCACTGTCTGTGGGAAAGGTTTTGGCAAGAGCGCCGAGCTAAGGCGACACATCCGGAGCCACGAGTCTGACGGCGTGCCCACCGCCAGGAACAGGCGCAGGAAACCGAGTCTTACGCCGTCTCACTGCTGTAAGGTCTGTGGAAACGCATTCCACAACAAAGGGAACTTTGTGCGTCACGCTGAGACGCATCTAAATGATCCCGACAGCTGTTGCGGCATCTGTGGCGAGCAGGCGGAGTCCTCGGAGAGTCTGCAGCTCCACATCCAGAGCCACAGGGAGACCAGTAGGATTTGCGACATTTGCGGGATCAGCTTTAGGGACATGGAGATCCACATGAGGACGCACACTGGACAGAAACCCTTCAGCTGCAAGGACTGTGGCAAAGACTTCCCCCGGAAGGGTTCCCTGGAGCGACACATGAAGCTGCACGCCGGTGACCGGCCCTACATCTGCGAGTTCTGCGGCAAAACCTTCATTGAGAACACCGTCCTCAAGAGACACATCAAGAGCCACACGGGGGGGAAGCCCAGGATCTACTCCTGCGATGTCTGTGGCAAGAAGTTCACCATGAGCCAGCACCTGGATGTCCACAAGAGGATCCACACTGGTGAGAAACCCTATACCTGCCGGGTCTGCGGGAAGAACTTCCGCCAGATCGGGAACTTGGACTCCCACATGAggatccacacaggtgagaagccattcATCTGCAGCCTCTGCGGGAAGCGTTTCCGCCAGAAGATCTCACTGGAGACGCACGAGAGGTTCCACAAGAAGGAGAAGCCATTCAGCTGCCAGCTGTGCAGCAAAGGCTTTGTCCAGAAGATTGACCTCAAGCGACATATGCTAACACACACCGGCGAGAAACCCTACAGCTGCACAGTCTGTGGCAAGAGTTACCAGGAGAAACGCTCCGTGGACTCGCACATGAAGGTCCACGCCGGAGAGCAGACTGCCAAAGACTCAGCACTGACACTTGGACTGAAACGACAGGAAGGAATTCACGCCGACTTCATCCAGCTGTGA
- the LOC125904900 gene encoding RNA/RNP complex-1-interacting phosphatase-like, giving the protein MSDQKKKKKRKKRGIPDRWLDYCPVGRRIPGTRFIAFKVPLKASLNSGLPESDMFGLWDLLDSVRSQNQDLGLIIDLTFTSRYYVLTDVPQSCSYVKIPTEGHRVPSDATVLSFKRAVRWFLRENRDNDQLIGVHCTHGLNRTGYLVCRYLIDVDGLDAAVALQLFNSCRGHHIERQNYLDDLQRGAKRSNAGIDETEEKEEAVRGLAVERPPLAAKEQRQDDPAAENQPAGNHRHHCQARHKRAQMAPPCSSFTPLHHLGPPPSI; this is encoded by the coding sequence ATGTCTgatcagaagaagaagaagaagaggaagaagaggggcATCCCGGACCGATGGCTGGACTACTGCCCCGTGGGACGGAGGATCCCAGGGACTCGATTCATCGCCTTCAAGGTTCCTCTGAAGGCGTCTCTGAACAGTGGTCTCCCTGAGTCCGACATGTTCGGTCTATGGGATCTGCTGGACTCTGTGCGGAGTCAGAACCAGGACCTGGGTCTCATCATCGACCTCACCTTCACCTCCAGGTACTACGTTCTGACCGACGTCCCGCAGTCCTGCAGCTACGTCAAGATCCCCACCGAGGGTCACCGGGTTCCCTCTGACGCCACCGTCCTGAGCTTCAAACGGGCGGTGAGGTGGTTCCTGAGAGAGAACCGGGACAACGACCAGCTGATTGGAGTCCACTGCACCCATGGCCTGAACCGCACCGGCTACCTGGTCTGCAGGTACCTCATTGATGTGGACGGGCTGGATGCAGCGGTGGCGCTGCAGCTCTTCAACTCCTGTAGAGGTCACCACATAGAGAGGCAGAACTACCTGGACGACCTGCAGCGAGGCGCCAAGAGGAGCAACGCCGGCATCGACGagacagaggagaaggaggaggctgTTCGAGGGCTCGCTGTGGAGAGACCGCCACTGGCCGCCAAGGAACAGAGACAAGACGACCCGGCTGCGGAGAACCAACCAGCTGGTAACCACCGCCACCACTGTCAAGCTCGACACAAACGGGCACAGATggctcctccctgctcctctttCACTCCCCTCCATCACCTGGGCCCGCCCCCCTCGATATAG
- the LOC125904894 gene encoding zinc finger protein 271-like isoform X2 → MQDAFTQQLLSRNEQQDQENPEEPVCAEDQFQVLDETDIIQFTYNPRRPGETADPAAIGTARLKPAGPDQEVQLVSSETEDSDDYSRDSPDPGSASTRLVPKRMQGAGFSCRVCSRTFKARQFLFRHLKAHLQDGEHFDATENLKLHVQTHHTAQKQKREPENQTKTSAQTRNQTRTRERRLHKPRTKVHASEKLPSCDDCGKTFLQVWKKRRHRCVLTRKSHRGEEGGDVTRKSRQSEEGGNVTRKSRHSEDEGDVTRKSRSVEKGGDVTRKSRQKEGKLNLRHQKFES, encoded by the exons ATGCAAG acgCCTTCACACAGCAGCTGCTCAGCAGGAACGAGCAGCAGGACCAGGAGAACCCTGAAGAACCCGTCTGTGCTGAAGACCAGTTTCAGGTCCTGGACGAGACCGACATAATCCAGTTCACCTACAACCCCCGGAGACCAGGTGAGACTGCGGACCCTGCTGCTATCGGGACCGCCCGGCTGAAACCAGCAGGTCCAGATCAGGAGGTCCAGCTGGTCTCATCAGAGACCGAAGACAGCGACGACTACAGCAGAGACTCACCTGATCCCGGGTCTGCCTCGACCCGGCTCGTCCCAAAGAGAATGCAAGGAGCGGGGTTCAGCTGCAGGGTCTGCAGCCGCACCTTCAAGGCCCGCCAGTTCTTGTTCCGCCACCTCAAGGCTCACCTGCAGGACGGTGAACACTTCGATGCCACCGAGAACCTGAAGCTCCATGTCCAGACTCACCACACTGCCCAGAAGCAGAAGAGGGAGCCCGAGAACCAGACCAAGACTAGTGCCCAGACCAGGAACCAGACCAGGACCAGAGAGAGGCGCCTCCACAAGCCCAGAACCAAAGTCCACGCCAGCGAGAAACTGCCGAGCTGTGACGACTGTGGGAAGACGTTCCTACAGGTGTGGAAGAAGAGGAGGCACAGATGTGTTCTCACCAGGAAGAGCCACCGTGGCGAGGAAGGAGGAGATGTGACGAGGAAGAGTCGACAGAGCGAGGAGGGAGGCAACGTGACCAGGAAGAGCCGCCACAGCGAGGACGAAGGAGACGTGACGAGGAAGAGCCGCAGCGTCGAGAAAGGAGGAGACGTGACGAGGAAGAGTCGACAGAAGGAAGGAAAGTTAAATCTCAGACATCAAAAGTTTGAAtcctaa